DNA sequence from the Paenibacillus azoreducens genome:
GGACCCTCGAAGAAATTTTCCTTGAATTGACCGGCCAGGAGCGCAGCTTATGAAAATGGAGCTTATACGTGCGGAAGGTCTGAAGCTGAAGAGATTATGCCGATGGATACCTCTCATGCAAGGGATTATTCTAATCAGCATGACGGCGCTGGAATGGTATCTTTATTTCCGTCAAGGACCCGGGGGAGTATATGCTGGCTTTAATGTAATGTACATGTTTATATCGTTTGTTTTTTTATTGGGAATTACGATTCTTGCCAGCATTATGGCAGGTACGGAGCATGAAACCAAGGCTTGGAAGCAGCTCCTGACCACGCCGGTTCCCAAACGATCGATTTACCTGGCCAAATTGTCATGGATATTCATTTTGCAGTTATGCACCGTGGTGATTACCGTTGTTGGCATGTGCCTCATCTGGGTGTTATATACGAACGAA
Encoded proteins:
- a CDS encoding ABC transporter permease — translated: MKMELIRAEGLKLKRLCRWIPLMQGIILISMTALEWYLYFRQGPGGVYAGFNVMYMFISFVFLLGITILASIMAGTEHETKAWKQLLTTPVPKRSIYLAKLSWIFILQLCTVVITVVGMCLIWVLYTNEPMPWKILILQPLFVCLSSLPMMAIQMWFSTVFSNQALPLAVGIFGSISSLFLARSSSSIVHLLPWSYPSLSSPLVSGHVQWIGISLGVGLLLSFLGALMFARREFE